One part of the [Pantoea] beijingensis genome encodes these proteins:
- the mdtD gene encoding multidrug transporter subunit MdtD — MLKSARSMAGLPWIAAMAFFMQALDATILNTALPAIALSLERSPLAMQSAVISYALTVAMLIPISGWLADRFGTRKVFITAVLLFTLGSLSCALSSSLSMLVISRVIQGIGGAMMMPVARLALLRAYPRSELLPVLNFVTMPGLIGPILGPLLGGLLVTYATWHWIFLINIPIGILGIIYARKYMPDFTTPKRRFDLLGFIFFGLGLVLLSSGLELFGEKIVASWQALSVMICGVALLLLYIVHARRYPVPLIGLPMFKTRTFSVGILGNIASRLGTGCVPFLMPLMLQVGFGYSALLAGCMLAPTAIGSILAKSTVTQVLRWLGYRKTLVSITVIIGLLIATFALQMPGSSILILLAPLFILGMTMSTQFTAMNTITLADLNDDNASSGNSMLAVSQQLAIGLGVAVSAAVLRFYENFDGTTVQHFHATFLTMGIVTILSAFVFMLLKPGDGRHLIADREKRKK, encoded by the coding sequence ATGCTTAAATCTGCCCGCAGTATGGCTGGTCTTCCGTGGATTGCCGCGATGGCATTTTTCATGCAGGCACTTGATGCGACGATACTTAACACGGCCCTCCCCGCAATCGCCCTTAGCCTTGAACGTTCACCATTAGCAATGCAATCTGCCGTTATCAGCTATGCGCTTACGGTAGCTATGTTGATTCCCATCAGCGGCTGGCTAGCGGATCGCTTCGGTACGCGCAAAGTCTTTATTACAGCAGTGCTGTTATTTACCCTCGGCTCGCTGTCTTGCGCACTATCAAGTTCCCTGAGTATGTTAGTGATTTCACGTGTAATACAAGGCATAGGCGGAGCGATGATGATGCCTGTTGCACGCCTGGCGCTCTTAAGAGCCTATCCGCGCAGTGAGCTACTGCCGGTATTGAACTTCGTTACAATGCCCGGGTTGATCGGGCCTATCCTCGGCCCTTTACTGGGTGGGTTACTGGTTACCTACGCGACCTGGCATTGGATATTCCTGATTAATATTCCCATTGGTATCCTGGGTATCATTTATGCACGTAAATATATGCCGGACTTCACCACACCTAAGCGCCGCTTCGATTTGTTAGGCTTTATTTTTTTTGGTCTTGGACTGGTGCTGTTGTCGAGCGGACTTGAGCTCTTTGGTGAAAAAATCGTTGCCAGTTGGCAAGCTTTGAGCGTAATGATTTGCGGGGTTGCACTGCTACTTCTCTATATAGTTCATGCACGTCGCTATCCGGTGCCTTTAATCGGGCTGCCTATGTTCAAAACACGAACATTTTCAGTTGGCATTCTTGGAAATATTGCTTCGAGGTTAGGGACCGGCTGCGTACCGTTTCTGATGCCACTGATGCTGCAGGTGGGTTTTGGTTATTCGGCTCTTCTGGCTGGCTGTATGTTAGCGCCAACGGCAATAGGCTCTATATTGGCTAAATCAACCGTCACCCAAGTTTTACGTTGGCTCGGCTATCGTAAGACACTGGTGAGTATCACCGTGATTATCGGTTTACTGATTGCCACATTTGCTCTGCAGATGCCAGGCTCCAGTATACTGATATTGCTGGCCCCGCTATTTATACTGGGCATGACGATGTCAACCCAGTTTACCGCCATGAATACCATTACCCTTGCAGATCTGAATGACGATAATGCCAGCAGCGGCAATAGCATGTTGGCGGTATCACAACAACTGGCGATTGGCCTGGGTGTCGCGGTCAGCGCCGCGGTGCTACGCTTTTATGAAAATTTTGATGGCACAACCGTTCAGCATTTTCACGCAACTTTCCTGACGATGGGCATAGTCACGATTCTTTCTGCTTTTGTCTTTATGCTTTTAAAACCAGGAGATGGTCGGCATTTAATCGCGGACCGTGAAAAACGTAAAAAATAA
- the rbsR gene encoding ribose operon transcriptional repressor RbsR, which produces MATMKDVARLAGVSTSTVSHVINNNRFVSEAVREKIIAAIHELNYAPSALARSLKINKTRTIGMLLTASSNPFFSEVVRGVENSCYERGYSLVLCNTEGDEDRMNRSLETLLQKRVDGLLIMCTESHLPSIDILNRYPSIPSVMMDWAPFEGSSDIIQDNSLLGGELATSYLISRGYTRIACITGPQDKTPAQLRLDGYKKAMTTASLPVLPEYIVNGDFEFQGGYNAMNQLLALSQPPQAVFTSNDAMAVGVYHALYQAGLTIPQDIAVMGYDDIELARYMSPPLTTIHQPKDELGELAIDTLIYRLANPDFDRQTLVLTPELIERASVGEVV; this is translated from the coding sequence TTGGCTACCATGAAGGATGTCGCCCGTTTAGCGGGTGTTTCGACGTCAACGGTCTCCCATGTGATTAACAACAACCGTTTTGTTAGTGAAGCGGTGCGGGAGAAAATTATTGCTGCAATTCATGAGCTTAACTACGCACCCTCCGCACTGGCTAGAAGCCTTAAAATAAACAAGACGCGCACCATTGGTATGCTATTAACCGCCAGCAGTAACCCCTTTTTTTCGGAAGTAGTACGCGGGGTAGAGAATAGCTGCTACGAACGCGGGTATAGTCTGGTGCTGTGTAATACCGAGGGTGATGAAGATCGAATGAATCGCAGCCTCGAAACACTGTTGCAAAAACGTGTTGATGGGTTGCTTATCATGTGTACCGAAAGCCATTTACCCTCGATAGATATCCTTAATCGCTATCCCTCTATTCCTTCAGTAATGATGGACTGGGCACCATTTGAAGGCAGCAGCGATATTATTCAGGATAACTCACTATTGGGCGGGGAACTGGCAACATCCTATCTCATCTCCCGTGGATATACGCGCATCGCCTGTATCACAGGGCCACAGGATAAAACGCCAGCTCAACTGCGCCTTGATGGATATAAGAAAGCGATGACGACGGCGTCGCTTCCTGTTTTGCCTGAATATATTGTTAATGGTGATTTCGAATTCCAGGGCGGCTATAACGCAATGAATCAGCTGTTGGCGCTTTCCCAGCCGCCGCAAGCTGTCTTTACCAGCAATGATGCAATGGCCGTTGGTGTCTATCATGCGTTGTATCAGGCCGGATTAACCATTCCTCAGGATATTGCCGTGATGGGATACGACGATATTGAACTGGCGCGCTATATGTCTCCTCCACTCACGACGATCCATCAACCCAAGGACGAATTGGGGGAGTTGGCCATTGATACACTCATTTACCGACTGGCAAACCCCGACTTTGATCGCCAAACGTTGGTTTTAACGCCTGAGCTGATTGAGCGTGCTTCTGTTGGTGAGGTTGTGTAA
- the rbsK gene encoding ribokinase, protein MMKTGKLAVLGSINADHILNLAHFPRPGETVIGKHYQVAFGGKGANQAVAAGRSGAEIAFIACVGQDDIGERICQQLVEDKVDTASIDAVAETATGVALIFVNAEGENTIGIHAGANAFLTPERVMRYQQTIAGASALLMQLESPLESVLAAANIAHQHQTKVILNPAPATKLDDTLLSLVDIITPNETEAEILTGIHIDTDEDAARAATALHEKGIGTVLITLGSRGVWLSMEGNGKRIPGFKVEAVDTIAAGDTFNGALITALLEQQPIEKAVRFAHAAAAIAVTRPGAQPSVPWRKEIDSFLQQQG, encoded by the coding sequence ATGATGAAAACCGGTAAACTCGCCGTTCTGGGCAGTATTAATGCAGATCATATCCTCAATCTGGCACATTTTCCGCGCCCGGGAGAAACGGTGATCGGGAAACACTATCAGGTCGCGTTCGGAGGAAAAGGCGCCAATCAGGCGGTGGCGGCTGGCCGTAGCGGCGCGGAAATTGCTTTTATTGCCTGTGTTGGCCAGGATGATATTGGTGAACGAATCTGCCAGCAACTGGTGGAAGATAAAGTTGATACAGCTTCGATTGATGCAGTAGCAGAAACCGCAACCGGTGTAGCGTTGATTTTTGTTAATGCGGAAGGAGAAAATACCATTGGTATTCATGCTGGAGCCAATGCGTTTTTAACGCCTGAACGAGTGATGCGATATCAGCAGACTATTGCCGGCGCTTCAGCGTTATTGATGCAACTTGAGTCTCCTTTGGAGAGTGTGTTGGCCGCGGCAAACATTGCCCATCAGCATCAGACGAAAGTGATCCTTAATCCGGCACCGGCCACGAAGCTGGACGATACGCTGCTATCGCTGGTGGACATCATTACCCCTAACGAAACCGAAGCTGAAATTCTTACCGGCATTCATATTGATACTGATGAAGATGCTGCTCGGGCTGCGACAGCGTTACATGAAAAAGGCATCGGTACGGTATTGATTACCCTGGGAAGTCGCGGTGTCTGGCTAAGTATGGAGGGTAATGGGAAGCGTATTCCTGGCTTCAAGGTTGAGGCGGTCGATACCATTGCGGCAGGTGATACCTTTAACGGTGCGTTGATCACCGCGCTTCTGGAACAGCAACCAATAGAGAAAGCCGTGCGTTTTGCCCATGCAGCAGCAGCGATTGCGGTCACCCGTCCCGGTGCGCAGCCTTCTGTTCCGTGGCGTAAAGAGATTGATAGCTTCTTACAGCAGCAGGGGTAG
- the rbsB gene encoding ribose ABC transporter substrate-binding protein RbsB: MKMKKLTALAVILSAAISTNALAKDTIALVVSTLNNPFFVSLKDGAQKEADKLGYNLVVLDSQNNPAKELANVQDLTVRGTRLILINPTDSDAVGNSVKMANQAKIPVITLDRVASKGDVVSHVASDNRFGGKMAGDFMAKKLGEGAKIIQLEGIAGASAARERGEGFKQAADAHKFTLLASQPADFDRTKGLNVMQNLLTAHPDVQGVFAQNDEMALGALRALQTAGKSDVIVVGFDGTDDGVKAVESGKLGATVAQMPEQIGIIGVQTADKVLKGEKVQAINPVDLKLITK; encoded by the coding sequence ATGAAAATGAAAAAACTGACTGCACTTGCTGTAATCCTTAGCGCTGCTATTAGCACCAATGCGCTGGCAAAAGATACCATTGCCCTGGTGGTTTCCACACTGAACAACCCGTTCTTCGTTTCATTGAAGGATGGGGCGCAAAAAGAAGCGGATAAGCTGGGCTACAATCTGGTGGTGCTCGATTCACAGAATAACCCAGCGAAAGAACTGGCGAACGTACAAGATCTTACCGTGCGTGGCACCCGATTAATCCTGATCAATCCGACAGATTCTGATGCCGTTGGCAATTCGGTAAAAATGGCGAATCAAGCAAAAATTCCGGTTATCACACTGGATCGTGTTGCTTCCAAAGGTGATGTTGTCAGCCATGTTGCTTCAGATAACCGCTTTGGCGGCAAAATGGCGGGTGACTTCATGGCTAAAAAACTGGGTGAAGGTGCAAAAATCATTCAGTTGGAAGGTATTGCCGGCGCTTCTGCAGCACGTGAGCGCGGTGAAGGCTTTAAGCAGGCGGCAGATGCGCATAAATTTACTCTTCTTGCCAGCCAGCCAGCGGATTTTGATCGTACGAAAGGCTTGAATGTCATGCAGAACTTGTTGACGGCGCATCCGGATGTGCAAGGTGTCTTCGCCCAGAACGATGAAATGGCGCTCGGCGCACTGCGTGCACTACAGACTGCGGGTAAATCGGATGTGATTGTTGTGGGTTTTGACGGTACCGATGACGGTGTGAAAGCGGTTGAAAGCGGTAAACTGGGCGCAACTGTCGCGCAGATGCCAGAGCAAATTGGCATTATCGGCGTACAAACTGCAGATAAAGTGCTGAAAGGCGAAAAAGTACAGGCGATTAATCCGGTCGATCTGAAGCTGATCACCAAATAA
- the rbsC gene encoding ribose ABC transporter permease — protein MLPARRRMISKAWLLEQKSLIALIVLIAIVSSLSPSFFTLNNLFNILQQTSVNAIMAVGMTLVILTSGIDLSVGSLLALTGAVAASLVGLEVNALVAVAGALALGTVIGAITGTIVAKGKVQAFIATLVMMLLLRGVTMVYTNGSPVNTGFNDNADLFGWFGIGRPLGVPAPIWIMAIVFVLAWYMLHHTRLGRYIYALGGNEAATSLSGINVNRVKIIVYSLCGMTAALAGVIEVARLSSAQPTAGTGYELDAIAAVVLGGTSLAGGKGRIVGTLIGALILGFLNNGLNLLGVSSYYQMIVKAVVILLAVLVDNKSSK, from the coding sequence ATGTTACCTGCACGCCGTCGTATGATAAGCAAAGCCTGGTTGCTGGAACAAAAATCGCTGATTGCCTTAATTGTGCTGATCGCTATCGTTTCTAGCCTGAGCCCCAGTTTTTTTACGCTGAATAATCTGTTCAATATCCTGCAACAGACATCTGTTAACGCCATTATGGCGGTTGGAATGACGCTAGTTATTCTCACATCCGGTATTGATCTTTCCGTCGGCTCATTGCTGGCGCTAACCGGCGCGGTGGCAGCGTCGCTGGTTGGCCTGGAGGTCAACGCGTTGGTTGCTGTGGCTGGTGCGTTAGCGCTAGGAACGGTTATTGGCGCAATTACCGGCACTATTGTCGCCAAAGGAAAAGTACAGGCATTTATCGCCACGCTGGTAATGATGCTGTTATTACGCGGTGTCACGATGGTTTATACCAATGGTAGCCCGGTAAACACCGGTTTTAACGATAATGCCGATCTTTTTGGTTGGTTCGGTATTGGTCGTCCACTCGGCGTGCCAGCCCCAATCTGGATTATGGCCATTGTTTTCGTACTGGCGTGGTACATGCTGCATCACACTCGCTTAGGCCGTTATATCTATGCTCTGGGTGGCAACGAGGCTGCGACGAGCCTTTCGGGTATCAACGTTAATCGTGTCAAAATCATCGTTTATTCATTGTGTGGTATGACGGCGGCGTTGGCTGGCGTCATTGAAGTTGCGCGACTCTCCTCTGCGCAGCCAACAGCGGGTACTGGCTACGAGCTGGATGCCATTGCCGCTGTTGTGCTGGGGGGAACCAGCCTGGCGGGTGGGAAAGGGCGCATTGTGGGAACGTTGATCGGTGCGTTGATCCTCGGATTTCTCAATAATGGTCTGAATTTATTAGGTGTTTCTTCTTACTACCAGATGATCGTTAAAGCAGTAGTCATTTTATTGGCGGTGCTGGTAGACAATAAAAGCAGTAAATAA
- the rbsA gene encoding ribose ABC transporter ATP-binding protein RbsA produces the protein MQPLLELKGIDKSFPGVKALSGAALSVYPGRVMALVGENGAGKSTMMKVLTGIYQRDAGSLLWLGNETRFNGPKASQEAGIGIIHQELNLIPQLSIAENIFLGREFVNRFGRIQWKKMYAAADVLLKRLNLRFNSHKLVSELSIGDQQMVEIAKVLSFESKVIIMDEPTDALTDTETVSLFRVINELKAQGCGIVYISHRMKEIFEICDDVTIFRDGQFIAERAVTTLSEESLIEMMVGRKLEEQYPRLDKAPGEILLKVEHLSGPGVDDVSFTLRKGEILGVAGLMGAGRTELMKVLYGALPRTGGNVTLDGHSVVARTPEEGLANGIVYISEDRKRDGLVLGMSVKENMSLTALRYFSHAGGRLKHAEEQLAVGDFIRLFKVKTPSMDQPIGLLSGGNQQKIAIARGLMTRPKVLILDEPTRGVDVGAKKEIYQLINQFKEEGLSIILVSSEMPEVLGMSDRILVMHEGRLSGTFPIEQATQEALMAAAVGKQHSEELVHYE, from the coding sequence ATGCAACCGTTACTGGAACTGAAAGGTATTGATAAATCTTTTCCGGGCGTAAAAGCGCTCTCTGGCGCCGCGTTGTCCGTTTATCCTGGCCGCGTTATGGCACTGGTCGGGGAAAATGGTGCCGGTAAGTCGACAATGATGAAAGTGCTGACCGGTATTTATCAGCGTGATGCCGGATCGCTGTTGTGGTTGGGTAATGAAACTCGCTTCAATGGACCAAAGGCTTCACAGGAAGCGGGTATCGGTATTATTCATCAGGAACTTAATCTGATCCCCCAACTCAGTATCGCGGAAAACATTTTTCTGGGACGTGAGTTTGTTAATCGTTTTGGTCGTATTCAGTGGAAAAAAATGTATGCCGCCGCTGATGTATTACTGAAACGACTCAATTTGCGCTTTAACAGCCACAAGCTGGTTAGCGAGCTCTCTATTGGCGATCAGCAGATGGTTGAAATCGCTAAAGTGCTGAGTTTCGAATCGAAAGTCATCATTATGGATGAGCCAACCGATGCCCTGACGGATACCGAAACGGTTTCGTTATTTCGCGTTATTAACGAATTAAAAGCGCAAGGCTGCGGTATTGTTTATATCTCGCATCGAATGAAAGAGATTTTCGAAATCTGCGATGACGTCACCATCTTCCGTGATGGTCAGTTCATTGCAGAGCGAGCGGTCACTACGCTGAGTGAAGAGTCGCTTATTGAAATGATGGTTGGCCGCAAACTCGAAGAGCAGTATCCACGGCTGGATAAAGCGCCCGGTGAGATCCTGCTTAAGGTTGAACACCTTAGTGGTCCTGGTGTTGATGACGTCAGTTTCACATTGCGTAAAGGAGAGATTCTTGGCGTGGCGGGGCTGATGGGTGCGGGGCGTACGGAACTGATGAAAGTGCTGTACGGCGCGTTACCACGTACTGGCGGTAACGTTACGCTTGATGGGCACAGCGTTGTAGCCCGCACGCCTGAAGAAGGGTTGGCGAACGGCATCGTGTATATCTCTGAAGATCGCAAGCGTGATGGATTGGTGTTGGGCATGTCAGTGAAAGAAAACATGTCGCTAACCGCTCTGCGTTATTTCAGTCACGCGGGTGGACGCCTGAAGCATGCTGAAGAGCAACTGGCCGTAGGCGATTTTATTCGCCTCTTCAAGGTAAAAACACCGTCTATGGATCAACCGATTGGCCTACTTTCCGGTGGTAATCAGCAAAAAATTGCCATCGCGCGTGGACTGATGACTCGCCCGAAAGTACTGATTCTGGATGAGCCTACACGCGGCGTGGATGTTGGCGCGAAGAAAGAGATCTATCAACTTATTAATCAATTTAAAGAGGAAGGGCTTAGCATCATCTTAGTCTCATCTGAAATGCCAGAGGTATTGGGCATGAGCGATCGTATTCTGGTGATGCATGAAGGTCGTCTCAGCGGCACTTTCCCGATAGAACAGGCCACGCAGGAGGCCCTTATGGCTGCGGCCGTGGGTAAGCAACACAGCGAGGAGTTAGTCCATTATGAGTAG
- the rbsD gene encoding D-ribose pyranase has protein sequence MKKGTLLNSEVSYVISRLGHTDCLTIGDAGLPVPVGPQRIDLALTHGIPSFMQVTEAVTQEMQVESALIAEEIKQHNPQLHNELIAHLERLQQHQGKPISIRYISHEQFKLQTQRSQAVIRSGECSPYANVILSAGVTF, from the coding sequence ATGAAAAAAGGCACCTTACTGAATTCTGAAGTTTCTTACGTGATTTCCCGTTTGGGCCATACCGATTGCCTGACGATTGGCGATGCAGGCTTACCTGTTCCTGTGGGCCCACAGCGTATCGATCTGGCGCTGACGCATGGTATACCCAGTTTTATGCAGGTCACCGAAGCGGTAACGCAAGAGATGCAGGTAGAAAGTGCCCTCATTGCGGAGGAAATTAAGCAGCACAATCCGCAGCTTCATAACGAACTGATCGCACATCTTGAACGATTGCAACAACACCAGGGAAAACCTATCAGTATCCGTTATATCAGTCATGAACAGTTCAAATTACAAACACAACGCAGTCAGGCTGTCATTCGCAGCGGGGAGTGTTCCCCGTATGCGAATGTCATCCTCAGTGCTGGCGTGACATTCTGA